Proteins encoded in a region of the Isoalcanivorax pacificus W11-5 genome:
- a CDS encoding ubiquinone biosynthesis accessory factor UbiJ, whose translation MTLEHQSRPPGLFETALLASIERAVNAALRADPATQQRLAEHSGRLVSVHLRFPARAVYVLIVEDGVECYHSSDAEADVSVSGGALELAAQLLDWRSAPGVIGGPVSIRGDRELLQQLSAIARDLDIDWGALFEPVLGSEMAQQLDHGARQLFSWARQGLERLAQQGSRYLGEESGLLPSRHALREFGRDVEELEMATERLQVRIQRLQQARGDEAGA comes from the coding sequence ATGACACTGGAACATCAGTCCCGCCCACCGGGCCTTTTTGAAACCGCGCTGCTGGCCAGCATCGAACGCGCCGTCAACGCCGCACTGCGCGCCGACCCGGCGACACAGCAGCGGCTGGCCGAACACAGCGGCCGGCTGGTGTCCGTGCACCTGCGCTTTCCTGCCCGCGCGGTATATGTACTGATCGTCGAGGACGGCGTCGAGTGCTATCACAGCAGCGACGCGGAAGCCGATGTCAGCGTCAGTGGGGGCGCACTGGAACTGGCGGCACAACTGCTCGACTGGCGCAGTGCGCCGGGCGTCATCGGTGGCCCGGTCAGCATTCGCGGCGACCGCGAACTGCTGCAACAACTCAGCGCCATCGCCCGTGATCTGGATATCGACTGGGGCGCTTTGTTCGAGCCGGTGCTCGGCAGCGAAATGGCCCAGCAACTGGATCACGGCGCACGGCAACTGTTCAGCTGGGCAAGGCAGGGGCTGGAACGGCTGGCGCAACAGGGCAGCCGCTACCTCGGTGAAGAAAGCGGCCTGCTGCCGTCACGCCACGCGCTGCGCGAATTCGGTCGCGACGTGGAAGAACTGGAGATGGCCACCGAACGGTTACAGGTCCGCATCCAGCGCCTGCAACAGGCCCGTGGCGACGAGGCCGGTGCATGA